From a single Adhaeribacter swui genomic region:
- a CDS encoding DUF4097 family beta strand repeat-containing protein, giving the protein MKKITAYSFALLLTLATLATSFASLALDKKPFQVKEFTLNGVGKLQAKTSGGSIKVTGGSGNQVKVMVFVTPANWKKRLDAPSPEALAKYTIDVRQEGNTIYAIAERKDKGWNKEDALSIGFEIEVPEQMACNLHTSGGSINLASVTGDQEVKTSGGSLDFKNIKGNMNAHTSGGSITLDDYQGNLNAQTSGGSITIKDAKGRVKAHTSGGSIQLHDIAGDIDAHTSGGSIHADITSLGKYLTLETSGGSVHATIPGGEGLDLDLEGNRVKTALTNFNGTSDTRRVKGTVNGGGIPVKMSTSGGTTELAYRL; this is encoded by the coding sequence ATGAAAAAGATTACCGCATACTCTTTCGCCTTGTTGCTCACCCTGGCCACTTTGGCAACCAGTTTCGCCAGCCTGGCATTAGATAAAAAACCTTTTCAGGTAAAAGAATTTACTTTAAATGGAGTGGGCAAGCTGCAAGCCAAAACCTCGGGTGGCAGCATTAAAGTAACCGGTGGCTCTGGCAACCAGGTTAAAGTAATGGTGTTTGTTACCCCCGCCAACTGGAAAAAAAGATTAGATGCCCCGTCGCCGGAAGCCCTGGCCAAATACACCATTGATGTGCGCCAGGAAGGTAATACCATTTACGCCATTGCCGAACGTAAAGATAAAGGTTGGAACAAGGAAGACGCCCTAAGCATTGGTTTTGAAATTGAGGTGCCGGAGCAAATGGCTTGCAACCTGCACACCAGCGGCGGCAGCATCAATCTGGCCTCCGTTACCGGCGATCAAGAAGTAAAGACCAGCGGAGGCAGCCTCGATTTTAAAAATATAAAAGGCAACATGAATGCCCATACCAGCGGTGGCAGCATTACGCTGGATGATTACCAAGGTAACTTAAATGCGCAAACCAGTGGCGGTTCTATTACCATTAAAGATGCCAAAGGCCGGGTAAAAGCCCATACCAGCGGCGGCAGCATTCAGTTACACGACATAGCCGGCGACATTGATGCCCACACCAGCGGCGGCAGCATCCATGCCGATATTACCAGTTTAGGCAAATATTTAACCCTGGAAACCAGCGGCGGCAGTGTGCACGCCACCATCCCTGGCGGCGAAGGCCTGGATTTGGATTTAGAAGGCAACCGGGTAAAAACCGCTTTAACCAACTTTAACGGCACCTCCGACACCCGCCGGGTAAAAGGTACCGTAAATGGCGGCGGCATTCCGGTTAAAATGAGCACTTCCGGCGGCACCACCGAACTAGCTTACCGCCTATAA
- a CDS encoding efflux RND transporter periplasmic adaptor subunit, translating into MKINFLKINAFSGKIIVGSSLVLLSCFSGCHSANSKNEENAEMVEAPPVEVITLQKGKISSNLQIPGELLPFHQVDLYAKENSYVRKMFVDVGSEVKQGQLLVSLEAPELNSRLAETQSRLKSQEALYTASKAHYQRLLETSKTPGTISPNDLDQALAKQNSDFAQLEAAQAAYRSVVATRNYLEIKAPFNGVVTARNVSVGAYVGPSGKGSEFPLLTLQEQKKLRLVVSVPEMYTGLLSKQDQVTFKVKSLPNEEFKAQVKRMAGALDTRLRAERLEMDVANTNGKLLPGMYAEVNLPLPAKDSTFVVPTSAVVASTEKIFVIKVADHKAQWVEVHKGRQAEEKVEIYGNLNPGDQLVTVATDEIRDGSELPRVQLGQ; encoded by the coding sequence ATGAAAATTAATTTTTTAAAAATAAATGCTTTTTCGGGCAAAATAATAGTGGGTAGTAGTCTGGTGTTGCTCTCGTGTTTTTCCGGTTGTCACTCGGCCAATAGTAAAAACGAAGAAAATGCCGAAATGGTAGAAGCTCCTCCCGTAGAAGTGATTACGTTGCAAAAAGGAAAAATTTCTTCTAACCTACAGATTCCCGGCGAGCTGTTGCCCTTTCACCAGGTTGATTTGTACGCCAAGGAAAATAGTTACGTCCGGAAAATGTTCGTGGATGTGGGCTCGGAGGTAAAGCAAGGGCAATTGCTGGTGAGCCTAGAAGCGCCCGAACTAAACTCCCGGCTCGCCGAAACGCAGTCGCGGTTAAAATCGCAGGAAGCTTTGTATACCGCCAGTAAAGCGCATTATCAACGTCTTCTGGAAACCAGTAAAACGCCCGGCACCATTTCGCCCAACGACCTGGACCAAGCCTTAGCTAAACAGAATTCGGATTTTGCGCAGTTAGAAGCCGCGCAGGCAGCTTACCGGTCGGTAGTGGCTACCCGTAATTATCTGGAGATAAAGGCACCCTTTAACGGAGTGGTTACGGCTCGGAATGTCAGCGTCGGCGCTTACGTAGGGCCATCTGGTAAAGGCTCGGAGTTTCCTTTGTTAACCTTGCAGGAACAGAAAAAACTGCGTTTAGTGGTATCGGTGCCGGAAATGTACACCGGCCTGTTAAGCAAGCAAGACCAGGTAACGTTTAAAGTGAAATCCTTACCGAACGAAGAATTCAAAGCCCAGGTAAAACGCATGGCCGGGGCGCTGGATACCCGTTTACGCGCCGAGCGCCTGGAAATGGACGTAGCCAATACTAACGGTAAACTATTACCGGGGATGTACGCCGAAGTAAACCTACCTTTACCCGCCAAAGACAGCACCTTTGTGGTGCCTACCAGTGCGGTAGTGGCTTCTACCGAGAAAATATTTGTAATTAAAGTAGCCGATCATAAAGCCCAGTGGGTAGAGGTTCATAAAGGCCGCCAAGCAGAGGAGAAAGTAGAAATCTACGGAAATCTAAATCCCGGTGACCAGTTGGTAACCGTTGCAACGGATGAAATACGCGATGGCTCGGAGTTGCCGCGGGTACAATTAGGGCAGTAA
- a CDS encoding aldose 1-epimerase family protein — translation MMHTLQNSTYQIGVQEHGAELCSFKNTQTGLEYIWQANPAIWARHAPVLFPTVGKLKNNQYTYQGKNYTLPQHGFARDFPFVLESKIENALTFLLEQSKASLANYPFNFRLYIRYQLDENALTVSYRVENPNSHDLYFSLGAHPGFTCPLFPKEQFSDYYLELEQPENLERYLLDAGLQNGATEPVPLENKKQLPLTYELFEKDAIVLKNLKSRKISLRSRNHEHGLDFLFPNYPYFGIWTKEKNAPFICLEPWHGIADSVNSSGELTQKEGIIMLPPGQDFTCAYTIVVR, via the coding sequence ATGATGCATACCCTACAAAACAGTACTTACCAGATTGGCGTGCAGGAACACGGCGCCGAATTGTGCAGTTTTAAAAATACGCAAACCGGTTTAGAATATATCTGGCAAGCCAATCCGGCTATCTGGGCGCGGCATGCTCCGGTTCTATTCCCGACGGTAGGTAAACTCAAAAATAACCAATACACATATCAGGGTAAAAACTATACCTTGCCGCAACACGGTTTTGCCCGCGACTTTCCGTTTGTTCTGGAAAGCAAAATCGAAAACGCTTTAACTTTTTTGCTGGAGCAATCCAAAGCTTCGTTGGCTAATTATCCTTTTAATTTCCGGTTGTATATTCGTTATCAACTAGATGAAAATGCTTTAACGGTATCTTATCGGGTTGAAAATCCGAATAGCCATGATCTGTATTTTTCTTTGGGCGCTCATCCGGGTTTTACTTGTCCTTTGTTCCCCAAGGAACAGTTCTCAGATTATTACTTAGAATTGGAGCAGCCTGAAAATTTAGAAAGATACTTACTCGATGCTGGCTTGCAGAATGGCGCTACAGAACCGGTGCCGCTGGAAAATAAGAAGCAATTGCCGCTTACCTATGAATTGTTCGAGAAAGATGCCATTGTTTTAAAAAATTTAAAATCCCGGAAGATTTCTTTACGCAGCCGTAACCACGAACATGGCCTGGATTTTTTATTCCCAAACTATCCCTATTTTGGCATCTGGACTAAAGAGAAAAATGCGCCCTTTATTTGCCTGGAGCCCTGGCACGGCATTGCCGACAGCGTGAACAGTTCCGGTGAACTTACCCAGAAAGAAGGCATTATAATGCTGCCTCCCGGTCAGGATTTTACTTGTGCGTATACGATTGTTGTAAGGTAG
- a CDS encoding AAA family ATPase, whose translation MQTILAVATKFFKNLNSLPEKIIKIGITGPESTGKSTLAEQLANHYGAVWVPEYAREYLANLQRPYTQTDVAQIASGQLARMDQALKQNPKLIFFDTELIVLKIWLENAYGTSPDWLRQAIEQQNIDLYLLMDIDLPWEPDPQREHPHLRQFFYDWYQRELKAHKFNFVTISGSYQHRLQAARQQIDKLLASN comes from the coding sequence TTGCAAACCATATTAGCAGTAGCTACCAAATTTTTTAAAAATTTAAATTCTTTGCCCGAAAAAATTATTAAAATAGGCATTACCGGACCAGAATCTACGGGTAAATCTACCTTAGCCGAGCAATTAGCCAATCATTACGGAGCTGTATGGGTTCCGGAATACGCCCGCGAATACCTGGCCAATTTACAAAGGCCGTACACGCAAACGGATGTAGCGCAAATTGCCTCCGGGCAGTTGGCCCGCATGGACCAGGCCTTAAAGCAAAACCCTAAACTTATTTTCTTTGATACCGAATTAATAGTTTTAAAAATATGGCTGGAAAACGCTTACGGCACTAGTCCGGATTGGCTGCGGCAAGCCATTGAGCAACAAAATATAGATTTGTACCTGCTCATGGATATTGATTTACCCTGGGAACCCGATCCGCAACGCGAGCACCCGCACCTGCGGCAGTTTTTTTACGATTGGTACCAGCGCGAATTAAAAGCCCATAAGTTTAACTTTGTCACTATTTCCGGATCTTACCAACACCGGTTACAAGCTGCCCGCCAACAAATAGATAAGTTGCTGGCAAGTAATTAG
- a CDS encoding TolC family protein, with the protein MFTKSSIRIFITAAVLFISVKANCQDKVLSLPEALQTSLANYGTIKAKTNYVLAAEAAVKQSQKEYLPDFSISGQHDYGTINGQNGAFYGFRGLNSSSSGPPMENQNWNAAFGSLYLANVSWDFFSFGKARERIELAKASRSQDEADLTQEQFQHQVRVAAAYLNLQAAQRLTQSQERNLERALALKRVVVARAKNGLNPGVDSSLANAEVSSAKIALTRSRDTEQEQSNQLAQLLGILPQGFRLDSTFITKVPVVFAATTNSPTEGHPVLTFYRQRVKVSQEREKYFRTLQYPTFSFFSVLQGRGSGFGYDYNELNTQAYTKSYREGIVPTRGNYLVGVGLVWNLTSSLRIHQQVQAQEYTTRGLNAEYELANQRLQAQKNLAENKVQNALSNYREAPIQIQAASNAYLQKNVLYSNGLATIVDITQALYTLNRAEIDRDIANTNVWQALLLQAAAAGDLSIFTNEF; encoded by the coding sequence ATGTTTACAAAAAGTAGTATTCGTATTTTTATTACCGCTGCCGTTTTATTTATTTCAGTTAAAGCTAATTGCCAGGATAAAGTTCTTTCCTTACCCGAGGCCCTGCAAACCAGTTTGGCCAATTACGGGACCATTAAAGCCAAAACCAATTACGTTCTGGCCGCCGAAGCCGCAGTAAAACAAAGCCAAAAAGAATATTTGCCGGATTTCAGCATTTCGGGGCAGCACGATTACGGCACAATTAACGGACAAAACGGAGCTTTCTATGGCTTCCGGGGTTTAAATTCTTCTTCTTCGGGCCCACCCATGGAAAACCAAAACTGGAACGCGGCTTTTGGTTCTTTGTATCTGGCAAACGTGAGCTGGGATTTTTTCTCTTTTGGTAAGGCGCGCGAAAGGATTGAACTAGCTAAAGCATCCCGGTCGCAGGACGAAGCGGATTTAACCCAGGAACAATTTCAGCACCAAGTACGGGTTGCGGCCGCTTATTTAAATTTGCAAGCCGCCCAACGGCTTACCCAATCGCAGGAACGCAACCTGGAACGGGCTTTGGCTTTGAAGCGGGTAGTAGTTGCCCGGGCGAAAAACGGTTTAAACCCCGGGGTTGATTCGTCGCTGGCCAACGCCGAAGTGTCCAGCGCCAAAATAGCTTTAACCCGTAGCCGCGATACCGAACAAGAACAAAGCAACCAACTCGCCCAGTTATTAGGAATATTGCCCCAAGGTTTTCGCCTGGATAGTACCTTTATCACTAAAGTACCGGTAGTTTTTGCGGCTACTACCAACTCGCCAACAGAAGGCCACCCGGTTTTAACTTTTTACCGGCAGCGGGTAAAAGTAAGCCAGGAAAGGGAAAAGTATTTTCGCACCTTACAATATCCTACATTTTCGTTTTTCAGTGTGCTGCAGGGGAGGGGCTCCGGTTTTGGGTACGATTACAACGAATTAAATACCCAGGCTTACACTAAAAGCTACCGCGAAGGCATAGTACCCACCCGCGGCAATTATTTGGTGGGCGTGGGCCTGGTCTGGAATTTAACCAGTTCGTTGCGCATACACCAGCAGGTACAAGCCCAGGAATATACCACCCGGGGTTTAAATGCCGAATATGAACTAGCGAACCAGCGGCTGCAAGCGCAAAAAAACCTGGCCGAAAACAAAGTGCAGAACGCCCTGAGCAATTACCGCGAAGCGCCTATCCAGATCCAGGCAGCCTCGAACGCCTATCTGCAAAAGAATGTACTATACAGCAACGGCCTGGCCACCATCGTGGATATCACCCAAGCTCTATACACCTTAAATCGGGCCGAAATTGACCGCGATATCGCCAATACCAATGTCTGGCAAGCCTTACTGCTCCAAGCCGCCGCCGCCGGTGACCTGAGTATTTTTACAAATGAATTTTAG
- a CDS encoding efflux RND transporter permease subunit: MDLIRSALRKPITIMVIVAGVFFFGINAIRNIKIDIFPDLKLPVIYISHPYGGYTPSQMEAYFGKQYVNLMLYVAGVKSIETRNIQGLTLMKLTFYEGTNMAQAAAEVTAFTNRGQVLFPPGSQPPFIMRFDATTLPVGQLVLSSAIRSNNELQDMANTYLRSSFTSIPGLVSPPPFGGNVRTIVIKVNPELLRSHNLTPDQVVLAMREYNQNSPAGNVRIGDYNYLTPANTSIKRVQDFENIPLYKGAIHNVYLRDVATVEDAADVTTSYALVNGKRSVYLAITKSADASTWEVVKNLKKALPRFQSQLPPDVKLSYEFDQSVYVINSVKSLISEGVIGAILTGLMVLFFLGDKRGALIVILTIPTSIIAGVLFLYLFGQTINIMTLSGLSLAIGILVDESTVTIENIHQHLDMGKPKALAIWDACQEIAFPKLLILFCILAVFAPALTMKGIPGALFLPLALAIGFSMITSYLLAQTFVPIMANWLMQDHHKTNHALPPSHTNHDLEDTWDQKKILLEGSKDGKVTRFDKFRLRFLRWIEVMLPRRKVIVLGYVVLALGISAVLLTTIGRDVLPKVNSGQFQVRLRAPDGTRIERTEAKLVKTLKVLENMVGKENIEISSAFIGQHPGQYSTAPIYLFMSGPQEAVLQVNLSEDYHVNMDELKERFRKEIKAAMPELRVSFEPIELTDKILSQGSPTPIEVKVSGKNKKLNEEYAQKVTQKLKQIAYLRDVQIGQAIKYPTININIDRTRASQLGLSVSDISRSLVASTSSSRFIEKNVWVDDKASQTYSVQVEVPEYNMASINDIREIPLMANRTRPVLSDVADIEPATSYGENDNVGVLPVISVTANLNQIDLGTASADVQAAIKALGELPRGLTIETTGLSRTLDETLDSLQSGLLVAIVVIFLMLAANFQSFKVSLVVLSTVPAVILGSLALLLLTGSTLNLQSYMGMIMSVGVSVSNAVLLVTNAEHLRRHNGNALESAKEAAALRLRPILMTSLAMIAGMIPMASGLGEGGDQASPLGRAVIGGLIASTFAALLILPLVFAWVQGKASTQSVSLDPEDKESKFYIPSLHEN; the protein is encoded by the coding sequence ATGGATTTAATCAGGAGTGCGCTACGAAAACCCATTACCATTATGGTAATTGTGGCGGGAGTGTTTTTCTTTGGGATCAATGCCATTCGTAACATCAAAATAGATATTTTTCCGGACCTTAAACTGCCTGTAATTTACATTTCGCACCCGTACGGCGGCTACACCCCGTCCCAAATGGAAGCCTACTTCGGGAAACAATACGTAAACCTGATGTTGTACGTGGCAGGGGTAAAAAGCATAGAAACCCGCAACATTCAAGGGCTTACCCTCATGAAATTAACTTTTTACGAGGGCACCAACATGGCCCAGGCCGCCGCCGAGGTAACCGCCTTTACCAACCGGGGGCAAGTGCTCTTCCCGCCGGGGTCGCAGCCGCCGTTTATCATGCGCTTTGATGCTACTACTTTGCCGGTGGGGCAATTGGTTTTAAGTAGCGCCATCCGCTCCAACAACGAATTGCAGGATATGGCCAATACCTATTTGCGATCGTCGTTTACCTCTATTCCGGGTTTGGTGTCACCGCCACCGTTCGGGGGAAATGTGCGCACTATTGTGATAAAAGTTAATCCGGAATTATTGCGATCGCATAATCTAACGCCCGACCAGGTAGTTTTGGCGATGCGGGAATACAACCAAAACTCGCCCGCGGGTAACGTGCGCATCGGGGACTATAATTATTTAACGCCCGCTAATACCTCTATTAAACGGGTGCAGGATTTTGAAAATATACCTTTGTATAAAGGCGCCATTCATAACGTGTATTTGCGCGACGTTGCCACCGTGGAAGATGCCGCTGACGTAACTACCAGTTATGCCTTAGTAAACGGGAAGAGGTCGGTTTATCTGGCAATTACTAAATCTGCGGATGCTTCGACCTGGGAGGTAGTTAAAAATTTAAAAAAAGCGCTGCCCCGCTTCCAAAGCCAATTACCGCCCGACGTGAAATTATCGTATGAGTTCGACCAGTCAGTTTACGTGATTAACTCCGTGAAAAGTTTGATATCCGAAGGAGTAATCGGGGCGATTCTTACCGGTTTAATGGTATTGTTTTTCCTCGGCGACAAACGGGGAGCGCTCATTGTGATATTAACTATCCCTACTTCCATCATCGCCGGGGTTTTATTCCTATATCTTTTCGGTCAAACCATCAACATTATGACCTTAAGTGGTTTGTCGCTGGCGATTGGTATATTGGTTGACGAATCCACGGTAACCATCGAAAACATTCACCAGCACCTAGATATGGGTAAACCCAAAGCTTTGGCTATCTGGGATGCTTGTCAGGAAATTGCTTTTCCCAAGCTGTTAATCCTGTTTTGTATTCTGGCGGTGTTTGCCCCGGCTTTAACCATGAAGGGCATTCCGGGAGCTTTATTTTTGCCGCTGGCTTTAGCCATTGGGTTTTCCATGATTACATCGTATTTGCTGGCGCAAACTTTTGTACCCATTATGGCAAACTGGCTCATGCAGGATCATCATAAAACCAACCACGCTTTGCCGCCATCCCATACCAACCACGACCTGGAAGATACCTGGGATCAAAAGAAAATATTACTGGAAGGCAGTAAAGATGGGAAAGTAACGCGTTTTGATAAATTCCGGTTGCGTTTTCTGCGATGGATCGAAGTTATGCTGCCGCGCCGAAAAGTAATAGTGTTGGGCTACGTGGTGTTGGCGCTGGGCATTTCGGCGGTATTACTCACTACCATTGGCCGCGATGTGTTACCCAAAGTAAACAGCGGCCAGTTTCAGGTGCGTTTGCGGGCTCCCGATGGAACCCGTATCGAGCGTACTGAAGCTAAACTGGTAAAAACTTTAAAAGTGCTCGAAAACATGGTGGGTAAAGAAAATATTGAAATTTCTTCCGCCTTTATCGGGCAGCATCCGGGTCAGTATTCTACGGCGCCTATTTATTTGTTCATGAGCGGCCCCCAGGAAGCCGTGTTGCAGGTAAATTTAAGCGAAGATTACCACGTGAATATGGACGAACTCAAAGAGCGGTTCCGGAAAGAAATTAAAGCCGCCATGCCGGAGTTGCGGGTATCTTTCGAGCCTATAGAATTGACCGATAAAATTTTGAGCCAGGGTTCGCCTACGCCCATCGAAGTAAAAGTATCGGGCAAGAACAAAAAGCTCAATGAAGAGTATGCCCAAAAAGTAACGCAAAAACTAAAGCAAATTGCTTACCTCCGCGACGTGCAAATCGGGCAGGCCATTAAATACCCGACCATCAACATTAATATCGATCGTACTCGGGCTTCGCAGCTAGGTTTAAGCGTGTCGGATATTTCCCGGTCGCTGGTAGCTTCTACGTCGTCGTCCAGGTTTATCGAGAAAAACGTTTGGGTAGATGATAAAGCCAGCCAAACCTACAGCGTGCAGGTAGAAGTGCCGGAATACAACATGGCCAGTATCAACGATATCCGGGAAATCCCGTTGATGGCTAACCGCACCCGGCCGGTTTTAAGCGATGTTGCCGATATAGAACCAGCCACTTCTTACGGCGAAAACGACAACGTGGGTGTTTTACCGGTAATTTCGGTAACGGCTAATTTAAACCAAATAGACTTAGGTACGGCTTCGGCGGACGTGCAGGCGGCTATAAAAGCATTAGGTGAATTGCCCCGCGGCTTAACCATCGAAACTACTGGTTTATCCCGCACCCTCGACGAAACCCTGGATAGTTTGCAGTCGGGTTTACTGGTGGCCATTGTGGTGATTTTTTTAATGCTGGCTGCCAACTTTCAATCATTTAAAGTTTCGCTGGTGGTATTATCCACGGTACCGGCCGTAATCTTAGGTTCTCTAGCTTTGCTACTCTTAACCGGTTCTACGCTTAATTTACAATCGTACATGGGCATGATTATGTCGGTGGGCGTGTCGGTGTCTAATGCGGTTTTACTCGTAACCAATGCCGAACATTTGCGGCGGCACAACGGCAATGCGCTGGAGTCGGCGAAAGAAGCGGCGGCTTTGCGGCTGCGACCCATATTAATGACTAGTTTGGCCATGATTGCCGGTATGATTCCCATGGCCTCGGGTCTGGGCGAAGGCGGCGATCAGGCTTCGCCTTTGGGCCGGGCGGTAATTGGGGGCTTAATTGCTTCTACGTTTGCGGCTTTGCTTATTTTGCCGTTGGTTTTTGCCTGGGTGCAAGGTAAGGCCAGCACCCAATCCGTATCTTTAGATCCGGAAGACAAGGAAAGTAAATTTTATATTCCCTCACTCCATGAAAATTAA
- a CDS encoding ankyrin repeat domain-containing protein: protein MSFYSSEPSDLLFDAVRKGDVALIQELLSQVADIDVQNGRGFTPLILATYDEHLEAAKYLIERGANVNHQDLAGNTALMGVSFKGYPEIAQLLIANGADLNLQNGSGGTALMFATMFGRNKIVKILVEAGADLSIRDSRGLTALDMALSQGNVEAIPFLR from the coding sequence ATGTCTTTTTATTCTTCCGAACCTTCTGATTTGCTTTTTGATGCCGTCCGTAAAGGCGATGTTGCCCTGATTCAGGAGTTGTTGAGCCAGGTAGCCGATATTGATGTGCAGAATGGCCGCGGTTTTACCCCCCTGATTTTAGCTACCTACGACGAACACCTGGAAGCCGCCAAATACTTAATTGAACGGGGCGCAAACGTAAACCACCAGGATTTAGCCGGCAACACCGCCTTAATGGGCGTTAGTTTTAAAGGTTATCCCGAAATAGCCCAATTACTGATTGCTAATGGAGCCGATTTAAATTTACAGAATGGCAGCGGTGGCACGGCCTTAATGTTTGCCACCATGTTCGGGCGAAATAAAATCGTGAAGATTTTGGTAGAAGCCGGAGCTGACTTATCTATCCGCGACAGCCGGGGCCTGACGGCATTAGATATGGCTTTGAGCCAGGGAAACGTAGAAGCTATACCTTTCCTGAGGTAA